In Nocardia sputorum, a single genomic region encodes these proteins:
- a CDS encoding molybdopterin-dependent oxidoreductase, with protein sequence MTTPPATATWHKTACILCENNCGLLIQLDDRRFAKIRGDKDHVASAGYTCNKALRLDHYQNGATRLTTPLRREPDGTFTEIDWDTAISEIAARLTAIKDTYGGDKIFYYGGGGQGNHLGGAYSTALRRALGSRYRSSALAQEKTGEGWVDAHLTGGHTTGDFEHAEVSIFLGKNPWQSHGVPRARTVLQQIAKDPARTMIVIDPVRTETADLADIHLQLRPGTDAWCLAALLAILVQDDLLDHAFLTEHTTGSDTVRTDLAHIDIPAYADICGVPEDLLRSTAHRIAAATSVATYEDLGVQQSPNSTLISYLDKLLWLLTGNFAKPGAMQPHSWMAPLAGYSREVKRSPVTGAPLFGGMLPCNAIAEEISTDHPDRFRAMIIESANPAHSLADSTAFRDALHALDLVVVIDIARTETARHADYVLPAASQFEKWEATFFNLEFPHNTFHLRAPVLDPLPGTLPEPEIYARLLRELHAVGRGTLTLLRTAAKLGRRPYAWTFAALLATDKSLAGLAPYLLYETLGPTLPDGARSAAVLWALAQRVAKVYPAAMRRAGHRDADALFDAILTSRSGVTFTLDDYDNAWDYLPHPDKRIPLAIPELLHALRDLATTPATHTTAEFPFVLAAGERRSFTANTIFRDDTWRRRDPEGALRLNPGDATRLGLTTGDRARITTRRGSAVATVETNDRMQPGHASLPNGLGLDLPTGDGTRRTGVAPNDLTDLTWRDAIAGTPWHKHVPARIEPA encoded by the coding sequence ATGACCACCCCGCCCGCCACCGCCACGTGGCACAAGACCGCCTGCATCCTGTGCGAGAACAACTGCGGACTGCTCATCCAGCTCGACGACCGCCGCTTCGCCAAGATCCGCGGCGACAAAGACCACGTCGCCTCCGCCGGCTACACCTGCAACAAGGCGCTACGCCTGGACCACTACCAGAACGGCGCAACCAGGCTCACCACCCCGCTGCGCCGCGAACCCGACGGCACCTTCACCGAAATCGACTGGGACACCGCCATTTCCGAGATCGCAGCCCGCTTGACGGCGATCAAGGACACCTACGGCGGCGACAAGATCTTCTACTACGGCGGCGGGGGACAGGGCAACCACCTCGGCGGCGCCTACAGCACCGCCCTGCGCCGCGCCCTCGGCAGCCGCTACCGCTCCAGCGCCCTGGCCCAGGAGAAGACCGGCGAAGGATGGGTCGACGCCCACCTCACCGGCGGCCACACCACCGGCGACTTCGAACACGCCGAAGTCTCGATCTTCCTCGGCAAAAACCCCTGGCAGTCCCACGGCGTCCCCCGCGCCCGCACCGTCCTGCAACAGATCGCCAAAGACCCCGCCCGCACCATGATCGTCATCGACCCGGTGCGCACCGAAACCGCCGACCTCGCCGACATCCACCTGCAACTCCGCCCCGGCACCGACGCCTGGTGCCTGGCGGCCCTGCTGGCGATCCTCGTCCAAGACGACCTGCTCGACCACGCCTTCCTCACCGAACACACCACCGGATCCGACACCGTCCGCACCGACCTCGCCCACATCGACATCCCCGCCTACGCCGACATCTGCGGCGTCCCCGAAGATCTCCTGCGCAGCACCGCCCACCGCATCGCCGCCGCGACCAGCGTCGCCACCTACGAAGACCTCGGCGTCCAGCAGAGCCCCAACAGCACCCTCATCTCCTACCTCGACAAACTGCTGTGGCTGCTCACCGGCAACTTCGCCAAACCAGGCGCCATGCAACCGCATTCCTGGATGGCGCCCCTGGCCGGCTACAGCCGCGAAGTCAAACGCAGCCCGGTCACCGGCGCACCCCTGTTCGGCGGCATGCTGCCCTGCAACGCCATCGCCGAAGAAATCAGCACCGACCACCCCGACCGATTCCGCGCGATGATCATCGAATCCGCCAACCCCGCCCACTCCCTCGCCGACTCGACCGCGTTCCGCGACGCATTGCACGCCCTGGACCTGGTCGTCGTCATCGACATCGCCCGCACCGAAACCGCCCGCCACGCCGACTACGTCCTACCCGCCGCCAGCCAATTCGAGAAATGGGAAGCCACCTTCTTCAACCTCGAATTCCCGCACAACACCTTCCACCTGCGCGCCCCCGTCCTCGACCCACTACCCGGCACCCTGCCCGAACCCGAGATCTACGCCCGGCTGCTGCGCGAACTACACGCCGTCGGCCGCGGCACACTCACCCTGCTGCGCACCGCCGCGAAACTCGGACGACGCCCCTACGCCTGGACTTTCGCCGCCCTGCTGGCCACCGACAAATCCCTCGCCGGCCTCGCCCCCTACCTGCTGTACGAAACCCTCGGCCCCACCCTGCCCGACGGCGCGCGCTCCGCGGCCGTCCTGTGGGCACTGGCCCAGCGCGTCGCCAAGGTCTACCCGGCCGCGATGCGCCGCGCCGGACACCGCGACGCCGACGCACTGTTCGACGCCATCCTCACCAGCCGCTCCGGCGTCACCTTCACCCTCGACGACTACGACAACGCCTGGGACTACCTCCCACACCCCGACAAACGGATCCCACTGGCCATCCCCGAACTCCTGCACGCCCTACGCGACCTCGCCACCACACCAGCCACCCACACCACCGCGGAATTCCCGTTCGTGCTGGCAGCAGGGGAGCGTCGCTCCTTCACCGCCAACACCATCTTCCGCGACGACACCTGGCGGCGCCGCGACCCCGAAGGCGCACTACGCCTCAACCCCGGCGACGCCACCCGCCTCGGCCTCACCACCGGCGACCGAGCCCGCATCACCACCCGCCGCGGCAGCGCCGTCGCCACCGTGGAAACCAACGACCGCATGCAACCCGGCCACGCCTCCCTGCCCAACGGCCTCGGCCTGGACCTGCCCACCGGCGACGGCACCCGCCGCACCGGCGTCGCCCCCAACGACCTCACCGACCTCACCTGGCGCGACGCCATCGCAGGCACCCCCTGGCACAAACACGTCCCCGCCCGCATCGAACCCGCCTGA
- a CDS encoding molybdopterin oxidoreductase family protein, translated as MSATTIARQCTLCEAHCGILVTVSGDQVTRIEGNPQDVLSKGYICPKATAMGGLHHDPDRLRTPVRRVGSSFEPIGWDEAFREIGQRLRQVRREHGNSAIGMYLGNPAAHSSSVLYAALLRSVLLTRNFFSASSIDQFPQEFVAWRMFGSNVLMPVTDIDRTDRLVILGANPAVSNGSVTTMPNAKQRIRDVRRRGGKVVVIDPRRTETARLADQHVAVAPGGDVYLLLAMLHVLVAEDLCDERAVGASTTGWERLRALVAEASPEQMAQYAGVDAETIRGLAREHAAAPSAVLYARIGVCQQVTGTLTHWLVNTINAVTGNLDRAGGQMFATPPIDAPRYAKYLPVGYGAWTDSSGTYKSFRSELPVAALAEEMLTDGPGRIRAMITYAGNPVLSTPQRGRLGAALDGLDFYVAVDMYVTETTRHADIILPPISPLEREDVNILFPVFSVRNNLRFDARVFEPPADGLEDWQIMARLVTEVVPLPARRLTGRVLNALFDRVSPVRIAALGVAAGPYGVLRRGRKGLTVGKARAAVGGIDLGPLRPRLRSLLGTKDRKVHVAPEDFVAAARAVLADARRGKAVTAPVDGYDLKLIGRRHLRSNNSWLHNVPSMVKGRDRCTALMHPQDAAARGLRDGESVTVRSRTGSIVVPLEVSDDIRAGTVAIPHGWGHQEPGVGWTVAASLPGANVNLLHDPALTDTFSGTAAVNNTWVTVTRAAAGDDEGAGVSEKVSAVTV; from the coding sequence ATGAGCGCTACCACCATTGCCCGCCAGTGCACCCTGTGTGAGGCGCACTGCGGAATCCTTGTCACGGTCTCCGGTGATCAGGTGACGCGGATCGAGGGCAATCCGCAGGACGTGCTGTCGAAGGGGTACATCTGCCCGAAGGCGACGGCGATGGGCGGGTTGCACCACGATCCGGATCGGTTGCGTACGCCGGTGCGGCGGGTGGGGTCGTCGTTCGAGCCGATCGGCTGGGATGAGGCGTTTCGCGAGATCGGGCAGCGGTTGCGGCAGGTGCGTCGGGAGCACGGGAACAGTGCGATCGGTATGTATCTGGGGAATCCGGCCGCGCACAGTTCGTCGGTGCTGTACGCGGCGCTGTTGCGTTCGGTGCTGTTGACGCGGAATTTCTTCTCGGCTTCCTCGATCGATCAGTTCCCGCAGGAGTTCGTCGCGTGGCGGATGTTCGGCTCGAATGTGCTGATGCCGGTGACCGATATCGATCGGACCGATCGGCTGGTGATCCTGGGGGCGAATCCGGCGGTGTCGAACGGGTCGGTGACGACCATGCCGAATGCGAAGCAGCGGATTCGGGACGTGCGGCGGCGTGGTGGGAAGGTCGTGGTGATCGATCCGCGGCGGACCGAGACGGCGCGGCTGGCCGATCAGCATGTCGCGGTGGCGCCGGGTGGGGATGTGTATCTGCTGCTGGCGATGTTGCATGTGCTGGTCGCCGAGGACTTGTGTGACGAGAGGGCTGTTGGCGCGTCGACTACGGGCTGGGAGCGGTTGCGGGCGTTGGTGGCCGAGGCGTCGCCGGAGCAGATGGCGCAGTACGCGGGGGTGGACGCGGAGACGATTCGCGGGCTGGCCCGGGAGCACGCGGCGGCGCCCTCGGCGGTGCTGTACGCGCGGATCGGGGTGTGTCAGCAGGTGACCGGCACGTTGACGCATTGGCTGGTGAACACGATCAACGCGGTGACGGGCAACTTGGATCGGGCGGGTGGTCAGATGTTCGCGACGCCGCCGATCGATGCGCCGCGGTATGCGAAGTATCTGCCGGTGGGGTACGGGGCGTGGACCGACAGTTCCGGAACCTACAAGTCGTTCCGTTCGGAGTTGCCGGTGGCGGCGTTGGCGGAGGAGATGCTGACCGACGGGCCGGGCCGGATCCGCGCGATGATCACGTATGCGGGTAATCCGGTGTTGTCCACGCCGCAGCGCGGCCGGTTGGGTGCGGCGCTGGACGGGCTGGATTTCTATGTGGCCGTGGACATGTACGTCACGGAGACGACGCGGCACGCGGACATCATCCTGCCGCCGATCTCGCCGTTGGAGCGCGAGGACGTCAACATCCTGTTCCCGGTGTTCAGTGTGCGCAACAATCTGCGTTTCGACGCGCGGGTGTTCGAGCCGCCTGCCGATGGGCTGGAGGATTGGCAGATCATGGCGCGGCTGGTCACCGAGGTGGTGCCGTTGCCGGCGCGCCGGTTGACCGGGCGGGTGCTGAACGCGTTGTTCGATCGGGTCAGTCCCGTGCGGATCGCGGCGCTCGGGGTGGCGGCGGGGCCGTATGGGGTGTTGCGGCGGGGCCGTAAGGGTTTGACCGTGGGTAAGGCGCGTGCGGCGGTGGGCGGCATCGATCTGGGGCCGTTGCGGCCGAGGTTGCGGTCGTTGCTGGGGACGAAGGATCGGAAGGTGCATGTGGCGCCGGAGGATTTCGTGGCGGCGGCCCGTGCGGTTCTTGCGGACGCGCGGCGGGGTAAGGCGGTGACCGCGCCTGTGGACGGGTACGACTTGAAGTTGATCGGTCGTCGTCATCTGCGCAGTAACAATTCGTGGCTGCACAATGTGCCGTCGATGGTGAAGGGGCGGGATCGGTGCACGGCGTTGATGCATCCGCAGGATGCGGCGGCGCGTGGGTTGCGTGACGGTGAATCGGTGACGGTGCGTTCCCGGACCGGTTCGATCGTGGTGCCGTTGGAGGTCAGCGACGATATCCGGGCCGGGACGGTGGCGATTCCGCATGGGTGGGGGCATCAGGAGCCGGGTGTCGGGTGGACGGTGGCGGCGTCGCTGCCCGGGGCGAATGTGAATCTGCTGCATGATCCGGCGTTGACGGACACGTTCTCGGGGACGGCGGCGGTGAACAACACGTGGGTGACGGTGACGCGTGCGGCTGCCGGCGACGACGAGGGCGCCGGGGTGAGCGAGAAGGTGTCCGCGGTGACCGTCTGA
- a CDS encoding GNAT family N-acetyltransferase: MSALMPDVVAADVFAAGSQPVLRSEAVLLRPWVNADAAVIRAVYEDPEIQRWHVRDVVSEGEALELIARWRAGWCNGDGPQWAVVVGDVVAARVGLRGMSPPDGSAGIAYWTAPGWRGRGVTPAAVEAVTRWAFGVGFHRLEVSHSVRNLPSCRAAVKAGFAPESVRRSAGLHADGWHDMHLHARIRPT, from the coding sequence GTGTCCGCTCTGATGCCCGATGTGGTCGCCGCCGACGTGTTCGCAGCGGGGTCTCAACCCGTTCTGCGGAGTGAGGCGGTGTTGTTGCGGCCGTGGGTGAACGCCGATGCGGCGGTGATCCGGGCGGTCTATGAGGATCCGGAGATCCAACGCTGGCATGTGCGCGATGTCGTGTCCGAGGGCGAGGCGCTGGAGTTGATCGCGCGCTGGCGGGCGGGGTGGTGCAATGGTGACGGTCCGCAGTGGGCGGTCGTGGTCGGTGACGTGGTGGCGGCGCGGGTGGGGTTGCGGGGGATGTCGCCGCCGGATGGGTCGGCGGGGATCGCCTATTGGACAGCTCCGGGATGGCGGGGGCGTGGGGTGACGCCTGCGGCGGTGGAGGCGGTGACCCGGTGGGCTTTCGGGGTGGGTTTCCATCGGTTGGAGGTGTCGCATTCGGTGCGCAATCTGCCGTCGTGCCGTGCGGCGGTGAAGGCGGGGTTCGCGCCGGAGAGTGTCCGGCGCAGTGCGGGGTTGCACGCGGATGGTTGGCATGACATGCATCTGCATGCCCGCATCCGTCCAACATAG
- a CDS encoding YczE/YyaS/YitT family protein, which yields MAVMVRAGLGLDPWDVFHQGVARHVPLSFGAVTAITGVVVLLVWIPLRQMPGLGTVSNVVVIAVSVDAGLAWLPSWDALAVRVGAMGAAVVLNAVASVLYIGAGMGPGPRDGLMTGLVRRTGRSVWMVRTAIELTVLTTGFVLGGSVGIGTLVYAFGIGPLIHMMIPAVNRFLPGFAAPQPAPVVDADVEVSTA from the coding sequence ATGGCGGTGATGGTGCGGGCTGGGCTCGGGCTGGATCCGTGGGATGTGTTCCATCAGGGCGTGGCGCGGCATGTGCCGCTCAGTTTTGGCGCGGTGACGGCGATTACCGGTGTCGTAGTGCTGTTGGTCTGGATTCCGTTGCGGCAGATGCCCGGCTTGGGCACGGTGAGCAATGTCGTGGTGATCGCCGTGTCGGTGGACGCGGGGCTGGCGTGGTTGCCGTCGTGGGATGCGCTCGCGGTGCGGGTCGGCGCGATGGGGGCCGCGGTCGTGCTGAACGCGGTGGCGAGTGTGTTGTACATTGGGGCGGGCATGGGCCCGGGTCCGCGGGATGGACTGATGACTGGACTGGTTCGGCGGACCGGTCGATCGGTGTGGATGGTTCGCACGGCGATCGAGCTGACAGTGTTGACGACGGGGTTCGTGCTCGGCGGCAGTGTCGGCATCGGAACGCTGGTGTACGCCTTCGGGATCGGCCCGCTGATCCACATGATGATTCCCGCGGTGAACCGATTCCTGCCGGGATTCGCGGCGCCGCAGCCGGCGCCTGTTGTCGATGCGGACGTGGAGGTCTCGACCGCGTAG
- a CDS encoding histidine phosphatase family protein, which yields MQDLYVVSHPHAEHTEHDLVGGWYDSVLTARGRRDACLVAAELVRRRAGVVRPVRVTTSDLARCVETARLVAAEFGVPVTVDQRLREISFGEAGGRPNAWLAQRQVPAPDHDRLDHRGPIRGAETRREVATRVGACVRELMADTEHDHIVVTHGYALTFVVTTWMMLPVEAVGFVSFATSPGAITHLRHDDYWRNRAMVSLADTSHLEAGEG from the coding sequence ATGCAGGACCTCTACGTGGTGAGTCACCCGCATGCGGAGCACACCGAACATGATCTCGTCGGTGGGTGGTATGACTCGGTACTGACGGCGCGGGGTCGGCGCGACGCCTGTCTTGTCGCGGCCGAGTTGGTGCGCCGACGTGCCGGTGTGGTGCGGCCGGTGCGGGTCACGACGTCGGATCTGGCCCGTTGTGTAGAGACCGCGCGGCTTGTCGCGGCCGAGTTCGGTGTTCCGGTGACGGTGGACCAGCGGCTGCGGGAGATCAGTTTCGGGGAAGCGGGCGGTCGGCCGAACGCGTGGCTCGCCCAGCGGCAGGTTCCCGCACCGGATCATGATCGGCTCGATCATCGAGGGCCGATCCGTGGTGCGGAGACACGGCGTGAGGTCGCGACGCGGGTGGGCGCGTGTGTGCGTGAGTTGATGGCCGACACCGAGCACGACCATATCGTCGTCACGCACGGCTACGCGCTGACATTCGTGGTCACCACCTGGATGATGCTGCCGGTGGAGGCGGTCGGCTTCGTGTCGTTCGCGACCTCGCCCGGCGCGATCACCCACCTGCGGCACGACGACTACTGGCGCAATCGTGCGATGGTCAGTCTTGCCGACACATCTCACCTGGAGGCCGGGGAGGGCTGA
- a CDS encoding AAA family ATPase — MVNGLPGSGKSTSAPPLARELRAHLIRKDLVKEALGSGLDSTAVLPNIGAIAMEAVWALAAALPGVVVVDSWWFKPRDMRYAAEGIAISGATRAVEVWCSVPSDVALARFHSRARADLYQDDAHLAQDWDRWARLAEPLALAPVVTVDTTTPVDYPELARRVMAAATVTIGDVL, encoded by the coding sequence ATGGTCAACGGCCTACCCGGCTCCGGAAAATCGACGTCGGCTCCCCCGCTGGCACGAGAACTACGCGCCCACCTGATTCGCAAAGACCTCGTCAAGGAGGCACTGGGTTCCGGGCTGGACAGCACCGCTGTCTTGCCGAACATCGGGGCCATCGCGATGGAAGCGGTGTGGGCGCTCGCCGCCGCGTTACCCGGTGTCGTCGTGGTCGACTCCTGGTGGTTCAAGCCTCGTGACATGCGGTACGCCGCCGAAGGTATCGCGATCTCCGGCGCCACCCGCGCCGTGGAGGTCTGGTGCTCGGTCCCGTCCGACGTCGCTCTGGCGCGATTTCACAGCCGCGCCCGCGCGGATCTGTATCAGGACGACGCGCATCTGGCGCAGGACTGGGACCGGTGGGCACGACTGGCCGAACCCCTCGCACTCGCTCCGGTCGTCACCGTCGACACCACTACCCCGGTCGACTACCCCGAGCTCGCGCGCCGGGTGATGGCCGCGGCCACAGTCACCATCGGCGACGTCCTCTAA
- a CDS encoding metal-dependent hydrolase, whose protein sequence is MLGHSHATSGALAWSAAAATLPVTILTFPALQDATGHLGTVDLLLGVFLTAGAALLPDADHPDGTISHALGPITHTACKVISWVSGGHRGATHSLAFVAAVAYGTWAGEHWLGRWFTLSLVFFLLALAVRALHLCPSGNNFKAWGPIVVLASAGTFAMEHWIADKPVWLPFAVGLGALAHLLGDCLTERGCRLFWPFGLRVSLPVIDRTGNKVETFLVAPLFTLGTLAILWYTITHQP, encoded by the coding sequence GTGCTTGGACATTCACACGCGACCAGTGGCGCGCTGGCCTGGTCGGCGGCAGCGGCGACGTTGCCGGTCACGATCTTGACGTTTCCCGCCCTCCAGGATGCGACAGGGCACCTGGGCACCGTCGACCTGCTGCTGGGCGTCTTCCTGACCGCCGGGGCGGCACTGCTGCCCGACGCCGACCATCCCGACGGGACGATCTCACATGCCCTGGGTCCGATCACGCACACCGCATGCAAGGTGATCTCATGGGTCTCGGGCGGCCATCGCGGCGCCACCCACTCTTTGGCGTTCGTCGCGGCCGTCGCCTATGGGACGTGGGCCGGTGAGCATTGGCTCGGCCGCTGGTTCACCCTGAGCCTGGTCTTCTTCCTTCTCGCCCTGGCCGTGCGCGCCCTGCACCTGTGCCCGTCCGGCAATAACTTCAAGGCGTGGGGGCCGATCGTGGTCCTCGCCTCCGCGGGCACCTTCGCGATGGAGCATTGGATCGCCGACAAGCCCGTCTGGCTGCCGTTCGCGGTCGGGTTGGGTGCGCTCGCGCATCTCCTCGGCGACTGCCTCACCGAGCGCGGCTGCCGCCTGTTCTGGCCGTTCGGCCTTCGAGTCAGCCTTCCGGTCATCGATCGCACCGGGAACAAGGTCGAAACCTTCCTTGTAGCACCGTTGTTCACGCTCGGCACCCTGGCGATCCTTTGGTACACCATCACCCACCAGCCCTGA
- a CDS encoding SMP-30/gluconolactonase/LRE family protein, giving the protein MLASTMQPQRWTPPPSPARARRKHSTPPLPPVRRLELPGAGPEDVVLSPDGRIIAGIADGAILSIDPATGGVRELANTGGRPLGLHADADGRVLICDVERGLLELDTDGTLTVLVDEIDGEPLRFASNVVRDADGTIYFSASSRRYSLDEYMGDILEHSGTGRLFRRDPAGEVRTLMDDLQFANGLVLAPDRSSVVVAETGGYRLTRYWLSGPKAGTWERLIENLPGFPDNLGLGSDGLIWITLPSPRNPLLDRLLPLPGMLRRIVWTLPSWVQPKPARTVWVMAVDFAGEVVHDLQVEGTDYSMVTGVVEQDGVLYLGSLTERAVAVSRVP; this is encoded by the coding sequence ATGCTTGCCTCGACCATGCAGCCGCAGCGCTGGACGCCGCCGCCCTCCCCTGCTCGGGCGCGCCGAAAGCACAGCACGCCACCCCTTCCCCCGGTCCGGCGCCTCGAGTTGCCCGGCGCGGGGCCCGAGGATGTCGTGCTCTCCCCCGACGGCAGGATCATCGCAGGCATCGCGGACGGCGCGATTCTCAGCATCGATCCGGCTACCGGCGGTGTCCGCGAACTCGCGAACACCGGCGGTCGCCCGCTCGGTCTGCACGCCGACGCCGACGGGCGCGTGCTGATCTGCGATGTCGAGCGTGGGCTGCTGGAGTTGGACACCGACGGAACGCTGACCGTGCTGGTGGACGAGATCGATGGCGAGCCACTGCGGTTCGCCAGCAATGTGGTGCGGGACGCCGACGGCACGATCTACTTCTCGGCGTCGTCGCGCCGGTACTCCCTCGACGAGTACATGGGCGACATTCTGGAGCACTCCGGCACCGGCCGCCTGTTCCGCCGGGATCCCGCGGGCGAAGTGCGGACGCTCATGGACGATCTGCAGTTCGCCAACGGACTGGTGCTGGCGCCCGATCGTTCCAGCGTGGTCGTCGCGGAGACCGGCGGCTATCGGTTGACGCGCTATTGGCTGTCCGGCCCCAAGGCCGGCACGTGGGAGAGGTTGATCGAGAATCTGCCCGGATTCCCGGACAACTTGGGCCTCGGCAGCGACGGCCTGATCTGGATCACGCTGCCGTCGCCACGGAATCCTTTGCTGGATCGGCTTCTTCCGCTGCCTGGCATGCTGCGGCGCATCGTGTGGACGCTGCCCAGTTGGGTGCAGCCGAAACCGGCGCGGACGGTGTGGGTGATGGCGGTCGATTTCGCGGGCGAGGTCGTGCACGACCTGCAGGTGGAAGGCACCGATTATTCGATGGTGACCGGTGTGGTCGAACAGGACGGCGTGTTGTATCTCGGCAGCCTCACAGAGCGGGCGGTGGCTGTCTCGCGCGTGCCATAG
- a CDS encoding lipase family alpha/beta hydrolase → MTESARQRQAEVRALARLAGDELGGAVDGIAAVHRAIAHRVFAAVRWGVGPAAAPVELMHDAIAESVYRVVSGSAVVAGMVAERTADLPGEAPSRTVYGSGLLAALQGLIGDDLEQTRPILAAPMTFRIDGAPVRAELVGARVQRPSAHVVVFLHGLVESEHAWRLGGGPTYAERLEGDIGCTALQVRYNSGLHISENAAQLSELMRCLVERWPVPIERVSLVGHSMGGLVARGACFVASEAGLPWVRLVRQVVCLGSPHMGAPLEQVVHFASAALVRFPETRPFGRLLRRRSAGIRDLRDGSLVDEDWRGLDADALRRRVVREVPLLVGADHYFVTATVTRSPRHPLGRVLGDGLVLTPSGSGRARTRRVGFDVEKGMHLASAHHFTLLNDEAVYRALGTWLTSEAAEVSG, encoded by the coding sequence ATGACAGAGAGCGCACGCCAACGGCAAGCGGAGGTGAGGGCGCTGGCCCGGCTGGCCGGTGACGAACTGGGCGGAGCGGTGGATGGGATCGCGGCCGTGCACCGGGCGATCGCGCACCGGGTGTTCGCCGCGGTGCGGTGGGGTGTGGGACCGGCGGCGGCGCCGGTCGAGCTGATGCACGATGCGATCGCCGAGAGCGTCTACCGTGTGGTCAGCGGATCGGCGGTGGTGGCGGGCATGGTCGCCGAGCGGACGGCGGATCTGCCCGGCGAAGCGCCGTCACGCACGGTGTACGGTTCGGGGTTGCTCGCCGCGCTGCAGGGTCTGATCGGTGACGATCTCGAGCAGACGCGACCGATTCTGGCCGCTCCGATGACGTTCCGGATCGATGGCGCGCCCGTGCGAGCCGAGCTGGTCGGTGCGCGCGTTCAGCGGCCCAGCGCGCATGTCGTGGTCTTCCTGCACGGGTTGGTGGAGAGCGAGCACGCGTGGCGTCTGGGCGGTGGGCCGACTTATGCCGAGCGGCTGGAGGGCGATATCGGTTGTACGGCGCTGCAGGTCCGGTACAACTCCGGGCTGCATATCTCGGAGAACGCGGCGCAGCTCAGCGAGCTGATGCGGTGTTTGGTCGAGCGGTGGCCGGTGCCGATCGAGCGGGTGTCGCTGGTGGGTCATTCGATGGGCGGGCTGGTCGCGCGGGGTGCGTGCTTCGTGGCGAGTGAGGCCGGATTGCCGTGGGTGCGGCTGGTGCGGCAGGTGGTGTGCCTGGGTTCGCCTCATATGGGTGCGCCGCTGGAGCAGGTGGTGCATTTCGCGTCGGCGGCGTTGGTGCGGTTTCCCGAGACTCGTCCGTTCGGGCGTTTGTTGCGTCGGCGTAGCGCGGGGATCCGGGATCTTCGTGACGGCTCTCTGGTGGACGAGGATTGGCGTGGTCTGGACGCTGACGCTCTGCGTCGCCGGGTGGTGCGCGAGGTTCCGCTGTTGGTGGGCGCGGACCACTATTTCGTCACCGCTACCGTCACTCGCAGTCCGCGGCATCCGCTGGGGCGTGTGCTCGGTGATGGGCTGGTTCTCACTCCGAGTGGTTCGGGTCGTGCTCGGACTCGTCGCGTCGGGTTCGACGTAGAGAAGGGGATGCATCTGGCGTCGGCGCATCATTTCACGTTGCTGAATGACGAGGCGGTGTATCGCGCGTTGGGTACCTGGTTGACGTCGGAGGCTGCCGAAGTCTCCGGGTGA